A window of Megalops cyprinoides isolate fMegCyp1 chromosome 13, fMegCyp1.pri, whole genome shotgun sequence genomic DNA:
caatttgTTTGCTGAGTTGTGTCTGACGTTATCATGTCCATCACACAGTAACACCGCTTGAATTGTACATTTGCATTCTATATTCACATACGTACGCGAATATAATCCATTATCTGTTCGTGTGAATTTATTCATGACTTTAATTTGTAACTTTAATTACCGACCGAACTTTGATATCTACGACTGGATATTCAACCACATCCCCCACAATCCATCGCGGCTTGTGCGAGACATTGGACGGAATGATCACATGAGCGTCACATGCCCAGGGTGTTAGATCAGCATCAATCTGCCCTGAACGCAAAACCAGCAGCACAAGCAGGCAGGATACGGGTGGGTGAGTGTTAAGCTGTTGTTGTGGCGGTGAAACACGGCGTTTAACTAATTTTCAGTCCCAGGTTCTTGCTGAATAACAGGGTTGCTGTACTGAGGAATGCCTTGTCTGTCTTGGGTGTAATAAGTGATCTACAACTGGAAGACGAATTGATGAAATCAGTGTCAACACAATAGCTGTCCAGCCGGATTGTAGATACCTTTTAGTTAGCCAGATAGTCCATCTGATTATATTGAAATACCATTGTCATGTACATAGTCGAATTTAAAGAATTTAACTAATTTAATTTGACCTgtcaaaatacagaataaattagctagttagctagctagctactgcaGCTACAGTAACACTGAGGCGGTAGAGGGGCGCACCGGTGAAGCTTCAGCCTGCGTGGTTGTCCAGGACCTATTGTTGTCATCGCTGTGGGATGTTGCTTCGCGTTCCCTCTTTACACTCGGATTGCAGAGCTTTTGCGTTTTTTTCTTTGGATTATCGTCTCAGAAGCGGTGTGGGAAATGTACGTAGCTGCTGTTTGATTTTACGCGAACGCATCTAGCCTGTCTGCATGAAGTTACCTGTTAGCGAGCTAAGCTTGTTAGTGGCAAGATGAATTCATACGCCCTGAGTACCCACACAGCCGTAACAGACAGCGTGTAGTTTCTTTTTTCCGTGATTCCCTAACTTGCATGTCTCGCTCATCCTCGTACAGTCTATTCCACCTATACGAGGTCTGACTTGTATCTTTAAACCGGTGGGTTTTGTGAAGAGAGGAAGTAGACTGATATATATGTGTAACGACCATAAGGATGTTGGATATGACCATCTCACGTGATGGAGAGCGATCAGGCTTGCTGTGCGGTATTCCTGTTGGGTCTGTCATTGGTCAACTACCAAGTGAAGGAATGCTGacgctgtgtttgtgtgtgtgcgcgcttgtgtgtgGCCATGACCGTACGCGTGTTTTGTGTATTGTGCATTGCCGTGCGTCCAGGGAAGCTGAGAGAGCGTTTGCGGTGGGGAACAGAGTCAGTTGAGAAGTGTGAACCCCCCGGGCAGGCTCCGTGCTGCCTCCCTCGTGAGGAACATTTTTATGCCCAGCACAGCACTACTCCTTGCTCTTTTTTTAAGGTTTGACGCACGCAGGTTTACTGTTAGTCACATGGCCGAGCGCTTTATGACAGCCCGCTGCAGTGTACCGGCATGGCCCGTGAGTTCCCCACCGCTCCCGTGCTGTTCCCCTGAGAACTGTTCCTATTGCATCGCAAATCTTGTACCTGCTTTCACGGGCTGCCTTCTGTTGTAGCTTTATAACCTCCTTTCAGCGTCAGGTGGCAGCTTTTTCCTGGTGCTGGCGGCTGTTGAGGTGACCTCATATTAAGcctcctgtctttttctccttccttttctccaCAGAAGAGCCATCAGGCGGCTGTGTTGACACTGAAGGACCTGAGCTGGGATCGTCTGCTTATGTGCTTTAATTCAGTGTAAAATGTCCTGAGGATGTGcgctctttaaaaaaatatataaaaaaaaaaccccaccctCTAAGCCACCAGCCTTCCAATCCCCACTCCAGCCTCCCCCCTTTAATGCGTCCAGGACTGCAGTGCTCTGATACAGaagtgtggagagagagtgtgtgtgtgagagagatagagagaaaaagagggagggagaagagagagggtaAAACCTGTAACCTGTAAGGACAATCTCCCAGGCTgggtgtgaggagagagagaaagtgacccgTGAGGACTGCTCTGAGTCGGGCGCGTTGGGGgcaaggggagggagagggggcgagGATGTCGCGGGCAGACATGGCGATTAACAGCGAGGTGGGAGACTGGGGCGGGAGCGATGACCCAGGCGAGCGGGCGTGGCTGCTTCAGAGCCCCAGCGTGGAGACGCGATCCGCCCAGGAGCCCGAAACACAGCGGCGGGGGGGCACCTCTGCCACTGGCGCCATCTTCATCGTGGTCAACGCCGCCCTGGGGGCCGGCCTGCTCAACTTCCCCGCAGCCTTCAACACGGCTGGGGGCGTGACCTCTGGAGTCGTCCTGCAGATGGTAAGAGCTCTGAACACTACACCAGTGGCACCTCTGTACACAGACATGAGACAGATACCTGACATGGGGGTACCTGCCGTGAGACTGCGGTGTAGAGTAGAGAACAGTACCTGCTTCCAGTCCCAAATTCACACCTTGAGCAATATTCTTTACTTCTTATGCGTCAGCAAAGCATCCCTCTGTAGAAATGTGAACAGTGACGCGAACAAAGGAcgttaatgaaattaattaaattaataacacAGAGCAGTTCAATGTTTATCTGCCTCTTTGTGTCAAAGAACTTTGGGTCAGTTATCTGTGGTCTGCACAGCTTTGaaggagaacagacagagaaagtgtttgCAAGAGACTTGCGACCTTGTGAAACCCCTCTTAAGTGTTCAATAAGTTAGCCATTGCATATTATTGATTATTACTCTGTGGCTTTAAACTGCCTCGAGCAAAAGTCTTTAATAAGCATCAGTCCGCTCTCCAGAAATGCAGAGCGGACTGCTTATGCAATGCTTATTCCCCAGACCACTTGTACTGGATACAGAATGGTCTTTTATTGATCCACAACTTAAATCTGAATGAACCAAGAGCAATAAatggaaagaagagaaaaaagctGATCGCTGGCGTCAGGGGTCTACTTGTTATAGCGCATGGAGTAGCAACAATATCTGGGACAAGAAAGATGCTTCTTTATAGCTCAAACATCCCATTGTTCATGTTCTGCCAAAAACGATTTCAACAAAATTGATCCAAGGGAATAAAGGGATTTTTTAGTAATTTGTGTGTATTGATCAGCCAAGATCTTATACAGTTTCACACTGTACTTCATGTAGTTTTCCCTGCTTTACAATCTATTTTTTTGGTGGTTCAAGATGAAACACATGCAGTCAcgtcctgtctctccctcctgcagtgcatgctggtcTTTATCATCAGCGGGCTGGTGATCCTGGCCTACTGCTCCCAGGTCAGCAATGAGACCACCTACCAGGAGGTGGTGCGTGTGGTGTGCGGCCGCGTGACCGGTGTCATCTGCGAGGTGGCCATCGCCGTGTACACCTTTGGCACCTGTATCGCCTTCCTCATCATCATCGGGGATCAGCTGGACAAGCGTGAGTGCGTCCGTCGCTGGCGCGGAGCCGGTCCCGTGCTGCAGACGCGCAGCGCTCTGAAACGGAGCCGGGGGCCGTTCTGCTGCGATGTTCCAAACACACCGTCCCCCAGCGTCCCTGAGAAACGTCAGCTGTCGCTGTCTGTTCCACATCATTTGGAttgtacacttttttttttttttggagggtgaCGGCTAAATATGTGATTATCCTCTGcttctttgtccttttttgttgGCTACAGTCAAagatattttcaaaaacagcagcagctgagaaCAAGCTCTCTCCCTTCAGGGATTATAGCGTATGCATTCTGAAGGGCCACAGTGTGAAGAGCAGATAGGACACGATGGGGAGTTTTTCCTCCAGAGCCTTTGACAGCCTGGCCTGCGTTTCTGATCCAGTGGCTGTCATTACGCTGTCCGCAGTTAGATTACCCAGCTGTCACTGGTCTCAGGCCCCGGGGGTCTCTGTGTCAGACTCACCCAGAGAATAAGTGGCTCTGGGATTGACCGGTCTGGTCTGTGGCTCACTGTCTGTCCTCTGCACTTGGAAAGTTACACAACGGCTAACTCATAAAGGGAAGGTTATACGGTGCTTTTAggtggacagcagtgtgaagcaTTGATCGGGGTAGCgttgtggagcagtgatcagagcaACGGTCAGGgcatcagtgtggagcagcggtcagagcagcatgTGGGCATTTCCAGATGCAATGCAATGGTTCTGTGGCTAAAACCCTGGTTGTTTTTCTTGCTCAGATGATGATACTGTGGAAGTCATGCATGTGCTGAAGTTTAATTTCCTCTCGATTTGGCTGAATTGTGTTATCTACCAAAGACGTTGAAGTAGGACGTGCCCTGCGGTTTATCTTTTATATTTGTCTCTtgctgccaccagggggcagaaGGGAAAtctttattgcatttttgcctgtctccctgtctctgtttgaGCAAATGTTGCCCTTACGTGAGTCATTCAGTTGCTGCCACCCGGGTGATTTCATTGCTGGTGCTAAGGCCTCATTGCCATCCTATTATGCTTTGGCTTCTATGGCATGAGttgtgaatatgaaatgtaatctCCCAATGGCTCTTGGTATGACATAATAGTAAGTAGAGTGTgactgtccccccccccccttttgtaGTGATTGCAGCCATGGCCCATGAGCCGGAGGGAGAGCTCAGCACTGCGTGGTACACCGACCGCAGGTTCACCATCGTCCTGACCTCCGTGCTGATCATCCTGCCCCTCTCCATCCCCAAAGAGATCGGCTTCCAGAAGTATGCCAGGTGGGACCCAGCAAACCCCAAACACAGCCTTGAGCCTTGATTTTAATAGTTTGTTGGGATATGTGTCTACACATCCATAGCTACTATTTAGTTGCTATTTTTCCCATACACAGTGCGTTGAGTGTCCTCGGCACCTGGTACGTCACCATTGTGGTCATCATCAAGTACATCTGGCCAGACAAGGAGGTTACCCCAGGGTTCATCCCCACCAGGTAAGCCTCATCCTCACTGGAGCCACCCAACCTCCATCTTATTCAGGACTACATTTCTCAGACTGCTGCTGGAGCTCAGCTGTTGTACTGGGGCATAGAGGATGTTAGTTGTATTCTCCTTGGTGTGGAGACATTGAGGTATTTTCAGTACCAGCATTATGCTGGCATTTTCAGGCATGGAAGTGGACAGGTCATTAGACCCATGTCGGCGGGGATCTAATCAGTAAAGGTTACGGATTCCCAGAGAGAGGCCTAGCATAAGGCCCTAGCCATTCCCTGTGGTATTTCCCTTCCTAAAGAGAGCAGGTTTAATTAAGCAGAGACGGAATGATCGATGATCTGGGCCGGGCTTCCATAAAGGAACTCCTCATTAAGGAGGACTCTCTTCATGGCTGTTTTGCAGACTGGCCTGCATGCAGTACTGAAATGATAAGATTTCCAGTCTCGTACAAGTGCTCACAGTTATACAGCTGAATTGTGTGTTGCTGTAGTTTCTCTATGATTGACATAcaccattcctctctctcttgcttgcAGTCCCTCCTCCTGGACGGCCGTCTTCAACGCTATGCCCACCATTTGTTTCGGCTTCCAGGTACCTTTAACTGTTCTGCAgtagctctgtgtgtttgagtgtgtgtgtttgtgtgtgtgtgtgtatttcagtagagatggacctgtgtgtgtgtgtgtctgtgtatgtgtgtatgtatttcagtAGAGAcgaacatgtgtgtgtgtatttcagtatattgacctgtgtgtatgtgtgtgtgtgtgtgtgtgtatatttcagTAGAGATGGAccagtgtgcgtgtgtctttctgtgtttcagtagactgacgtgtgtgtgtgtctctgtttcagtgCCATGTGAGCAGCGTGCCCGTCTTTAACAGCATGAGGAGGCGGGAGATCCGCTCCTGGGGAGGGGTGGTGACGGTTGGCATGATCATCTGTCTGTTCGTCTACACGGGCACAGGTCTGCCACgctccttctgcctctctcctgatACTAACAACCACACTGCGTCTCTTCCATTAATCAGATCTGCAaggcagtctgtctgttgtACCAATTTGCTTTGGGAATCAATCATTTTATTATGTAGCAGAGGGTAGATTGATCCAAGTTCCTGTCAGAGCCGGATATAAATGCGTGGTCTGTCAAAGTTAAGTTGGCTTAGTTAACTTATCAAAATACTGACAGAGGATATATGTGTTATTCCTTTAATGCATTAAGGCATTTCTGACTGCTTAGCTGAAGAACCAATCAGTCTTTATGGAACTTTATGGAATGGAAGATGCTTCCAGCGTGTGATTGGTGGGTCAGTGTGAGTGACTGAGAGGTGATGACCTCGTTTTCCCAGGTGTCTGTGGCTTCCTATCCTTCGGCTCGGATGTTAGCCAGGACGTGCTGATGTCATACCCCTCCAACGACATCGCGGTGGCCGTCGCCAGGGCCTTCATCATCATCTGCGTGGTGACGTCCTATCCCATCCTGCACTTCTGCGGCAGGTATGAGCTCACTGAGTCTGTCTGCGAGCGTCCAATGGGAATGCAAGACCAGAAGAAAGATTATCCTTACCTTTTCTCACAGTATGTAGCGTCTGGACAtgtaatcacacaaacacaagtgtATATAAAATCCACCTGATAATGTCAAGACTCTTTTGAGTGACCATTACACACTGTCCATGATGGCAAGAGGGAGCAAAACATCACCCCTTTCACTTTTAATGACAGAGTCCTGCTCCTGTTGCCTCTCAGCTTTAGCAGTGTAGCAATTGAAATGCCACGTTTTTAACAGCTGGGGTAAGTGGGTTGGTTCCACATTGTTGCGTGGGGCAGCCGCTGTAGGTGCAGACAGCAGTGATTGGCTGACAGGTGTGTGACCCCACGTGACGCCACAGTGctgccctccccctcctgtcCTGCAGGGCGGTGCTGGAGGGCCTGTGGCTGCGTTTCCGAGACGAGCCCGTGGAGGTGGACGTGGGGCGGGAGCGCCGGCGCCGGGTGATCCAGACCGTCACCTGGTTCTTCCTCACACTCATCCTCGCGCTCTTCATCCCTGACATCGGCCGTGTCATCTCCCTCATCGGGGGGCTTGCCGCCTGCTTCATCTTCGTCTTCCCAGGTGCAActtcaccctcctcctcctgctcctcctcctcctcctcctcctcctcctgctcctcctcctcctcctcctcctcctccctggagCAGTGGTGTCTGCTGAGCTGCAAACAGAAGGAAACACAGCTTCACTCCATAATTATCCTGAATCTGCCTTTGATTGTTTTCCCTTGAGGATCAGTGCTGAGGCTCGTTCCtttgcagctttttttccttACTTGATTGCACCGGTGTGACACCATTACCTCTGAGCGAGTCATATGAAATTGTTTTAGTTATAACAATGGGGGAAAACAGTATATCTGTTCAGTTATATCCTAATCTCCAGGCtcttttataattaaaaataaatgattacagGCCAGGAGcagaaatgcactgtaatggTGCAACATCGGACACAGTTAATTGGAGAGGAATCTAACGAGTGTTGATGAGTGACTCTTACTTAAATTGGCATGCTTGTTGGATACGAAAAAGCACGAAAAAAGCAGTTAACGGTAAGTTCTCTGCCTCCTATCCTACGTGCTCACAggcctcctctctgcctctgtttcctcttttcctcttatttctcttcctctttttctctttcttttcctcttcttcttcctcgTCCCTCCCCCGCAGCTCTCCCGGTTCTGCTCGCTGTGTCCAGTGTGCTGACTCGGGATTCGTTTGCTCTGGTCTGGCTCCCTGCTTTCGCTCAGACGCTGTGTGGGCGTGTGTAAACCTGCTCAGTGATGGTGGCTAacactttctctctcgctcagGGCTGTGTCTGATTCAAGCCAAGCTGTCTGAGATTCAGGAGGTCAGACCTGGGAGGTAGGTCCCACCTGGCCccgctctctctgctccctgtggCATAGTCTTTGCACTCCAGACCTAAACTGTGCTCTCGGAGTGAGTCCATATTGTCCTGATTGTTAACTTTTTTCTAACATACGTGGTTGTTTACAGTTAAAATCTGTGAGCACTAATGAGATCTTGAACACCTGGTAAGGGAGGGATCAGAGGTCGCTGATCTCTGAGAGgatctgtgtttgctgtgagttATAGTAacgttatgctcacactcactggtctgacactgttgctcactgtggctctgtataagagcatctgctaagttaatgtaatgtaatgtaaaatcacTGTGCTGTGCCATCTCTGAGAGGATGTGCGTTTGCTCTTTCGGCAGCTGGTGGGGGCTGGTGTCCTACGGTGTCTTCATGGTGACCGTCGGAGCTTTCATCTTTGGCCAGACCACGACCAGCGCCATCTACCGTGACGTCATCCACCACAACAGCCAATAGGGAGCTGGccgggaggagggagagggagagggagagggaggagagaggagagaaaaagggggagagcCGTAAGCAGAgaagggagcagagagagaaagagcggtgacactgctgcacagactggccacagagagcagaggggggtCAGTCTCGCCACCCAGAGTCCCCTTCGCTGCAGACGTCTGCGCTCGCCCTCTCCCTGACCTCGGCCTCACAGACCTGCCTCCAACACTGCCTCCTGCATGCACCCTGACCCCCTGGGTAGCCCTGGAGGaggtctctccccccccccccccccccccagctgatCCCAGTACAGTCACTGCTTCTGCTCCACTCCTCTCTGGCCTTTTGTCGCAGTGGACCCcatgcacagagagaaatgaggaaaaGGCAAGGCTCTCGACTCGGTTCGGCTCATCATCCTGTAAGATTAATTGGGTTTGTTCTGGCCCTCGTTTCTGAGCAAACGCTGGCACACGCTGGACTCATGATTAGACTGAACCAATCGAAGCTGGGTTTGATTGACAGAGCTGGGGGTGGTGCAAGGGTTGGTGGGAAAATAATGGAATCCAGCTTGGAAGAATTATTTGTCTGAAGAGACATTTCCCTCTGCTTCATGAGAAGAACCACCTGACTCCAAGGACAAAtacttcattttacattatactGTTGACTGGATGCTGTTTTAAGTGTGGTATTTTCCTTATATTGATCAGGGCCTCCTGGTTGTGATAAATACAGACTGGCAGCAAAGTACCATAATGCCAGACAGGAATgtggtgtgtggctgctgtagTTCCAACTCcagacagcagggggcaccaGGCTTTTACATGCAGGGATGTTTGCATATGGGTACTCCCTTCTCAGTGCAATATTAGCAGACTACACACTAACAGAGCTGAGAGTACCGGCTCTGGGTTTGTTTTAACTTGATGATTAtactttgtttaatttaatttgtttaatttaccTCATCAGGGGCTGGGTTTGATAAAAGGCCAAAAAGAGATCATAGGAATCTGTTAATGTTGGTAACAGATGATTGACACAGGTGTTatgaaatgattgttttattgattttttttttgttgttgtcattgctCCTGTGACCAACTCAAACCATCCACATAATGCCCCACCCATGTTTAGAAATACCACAGTAATTGTTTCCGAATTCCCAGATGCCTTttattatgttgtgtttttttttttttttagattttagtttttttagaTTTGTCATTTGTCCCAGTCTATGAGGGAGAGATGAGTATTTATAGATGTCAACTGTGTAGATGAGAGaacaatttttaaatatctCAAACTTTTTGCCAGAACAACAAAAATTCAGTTCTCGAGATTTTGTCACGCCTGTGATGGTGACTCATGAATGTGGATGAATTTGTCATTGTGCATTCCAGAATGTACAGGAGACGCAGGGgcacacagaatacagtacacaGGCCATAAATGAAGGGATTTACCTTACTCAAATGCTGCAgccctgtctgtttcagagaaTGGGTTTAAATCGATACTTTTACCCAGATAGTTATaacgcagatgtgctgacaCCAGTACAGCTGGCAGCCTTCGTCTCTTTCTCAGTTTTGATTAGTAGGTGGTTTTTATGAAGCTCTAAGCCACGGCTAGAGACTCAGTGAGTAATGCAGCTgtgaataattaatataatCAAGGGAATATTGCATTCTGGTTAATAGCCGTCTCCGTACTGTGTCAGAAATATCCAAACCGGCTGTAACTGGATCGAGGAAAAAGGAGTAATTCCAGGATAAATTACTGCTGCTCATAAAcggttgtgttttttaattttctgttggAATCAAGGGAAATCTTCATTTGCTCAATGGAGAACAAATGGTGTGATTTTGTTTACTTGAATTTAGCCCCTGTCATTGTTTGCCTTGTTTTATGTGGATGTCATTCTGTTCCCTGAACTGACCCCCCAGTCCCACCTGCTGCATGTTTTCTGACCTGGCAAACGGCTCCAACGCATGACAATCTCACTGCCCCCTGGATTAGGATGGAGCCCTAACATTTAAACACTCAAACTCCTTAGCACCTTTTACTTTCATTGACTTTGCAATCCACAGCTGTATCCATCAGTGATGGTGTAGCTTTTCCACAGCAGCCTGTCTCCAGGTTGATGGGGACAGCAGCAGGTGTACTGGTGTGGTGTGTTTCGTTTGGGACATGCGTCCAGCGAGTCGCGCACAGTGGTGATATACGCCTGGCATCGATGACCCTGGTGCTTGTCCCACTTTTTCTCTTAGTTCACTCCTCTGTCTTTTAatcagagtgtgagtgtgtccacTGAAGCATGACAGTTTCTTTTGCCAATTGTTTTTGtactttctccttttctttccccaAGATTTTTCCCCATAAAAAAGTCTGTTCAACAACAATAAAGGGAATTCAGTCAATGGCTCAAATAGTGGCAAGTGACCTTTTTTAACAgacaatgaaatgcatttctatttaaaatacaataccCAAAATTTTccagtctttgttttttaacGTTTATGTCTCACAAGGTGATTTATAGCAGATACTGGTTGCTCAGTCCTAGAACATACTAATTGTTCAACAGGAAGAGGCAGGCCTGTAACAGCATGTGACAGACACCATCAGCAGACAGCAGTCTGAAATGTGTCTGCTACTGCAGGGTGTGGGCCACATGGTCCCCCGGGACAAGCCATGCCCTGCCCTGAAAATTTTGGGTGGGTGGACTCTCTCACTGCTATTGAGTCTCGAGTCTCCTGAATAACTTATGTTTCCTGTCAATATGTGGGTGTACTGGAACCACAAACAGGAATGTCTGCTGTGAAAGCTTATTTTAAGAATGTCCGTTTCCATGCTCATACATAATTTAATTCCACATGCGAATGAACTGAGCAACTTTATAATTAATTTAGGAGACCTATCTGTCTattcgtgtgcgtgtgtgcgtgtgtgtgcgcactgtTTTATTTAGTTGTGTATAAAGCTGCCATGCTGTCATATTTCTACAAATATGGGGTTTGCCAAGAATTTACCAAGACAGCGTTtattagaaaaacaaaattacaggcAAAAATTTGTCAAGAAAATTGTGACAAACGAAATTACACCGAGTGCTTGATTGTATTAAATGAGGAAATTCATCCACCGAAGCTCCATACGTCAGACATCTGCAACAGTGGTCTGGGAGAACGAGGCCTCATAAACCCCATATGGGGTGGAGCTGTAATATGATGTCAGCCATTAGCTTGTTTTACCCAATCAAAAGACTGTGCTTTTAACAACAAATACTATGATTGGCTCATCGTGGCGAGTCAGTGGTAGCACGatagccccgccccgccccccccccccccccattttgaGATTTGAGAAGCTTCACTCCCTATTCTGTTATTCTGAAAAACTTTCCCACGTATAAGGCAGCagatttcctcttcctcttggcCTGATACACAGCAAATTCCTACAACCACTGCCCTACCTGGGACACAGGTGCGACTGCCTCATCACGACGGTCCCTCCAACGACAGACCAAATTAACTGACACCGCGCCATCAGAAGACAACATTAATGATGACTGGCAGAAATGGTGACTGAAGTATAAGTGTGAAAGGCCACCCTTTAAATTATTATGTGACACAGAATAACGACTAAATGAGCCAGAATCGGGAAATTATCAAACGCAAATGTTTGAATGGACTGACTGATTCAGCTCAGCACagattcattatttacattcattttctgtaaagtGCAGTTAAACGAACTATGTCTACACAGGGATAGGAaccttttttccttcatattaaGCATCTTATTTCTTGTTCTGTTCCACATCATCCTTCCTGAGGTATTCAGATCAGACATCTAGTACTAAACATACTGCAGAACCACCCGCAATATCAACACATGGGAGTTCATACATAAAGCATTACCCTCATCTTAAATTTAACacctgatattttttttccctccaaaagtGGAAAAACTAGGTCACACCTcaccaggaaacaggaagcagaaactGAACGTCATTGGTTATTTCACCATAAGTATTCATAAATTTCAACCTCAAATATTATATCATCCACCCTCTGTGActggttaaaaaagaaaaagaattgaTGAATCCAGGATGGTGCTAAATAACCCTTATTGCCTTCAGGCTATGTAAACTGGGCTTATCTTTTTAGGCTTCACCACCAAATATCCAAATTGACTGATTGATCATTTTCTTAGGCTGGTGTGAAATCAAAAACGCACCAAACCATAAATCATTAATCATAAGCACTGCCATAATCACAGTGTGCACACTCGGTGCTGCTCattgttctgtgtctgtgattatCGCTGCGTTGATACATAAAGCTGTTACAGAGAGGGGTCACAGACATTCTGACAGGGCGGGGGAGGGCGGGCAGGAAGAAGATCTGGAGCATGCTCAGTAGGGAGTGCTGGACAGGAAGGACTGGAACATGTGGA
This region includes:
- the slc38a7 gene encoding putative sodium-coupled neutral amino acid transporter 7; this encodes MSRADMAINSEVGDWGGSDDPGERAWLLQSPSVETRSAQEPETQRRGGTSATGAIFIVVNAALGAGLLNFPAAFNTAGGVTSGVVLQMCMLVFIISGLVILAYCSQVSNETTYQEVVRVVCGRVTGVICEVAIAVYTFGTCIAFLIIIGDQLDKLIAAMAHEPEGELSTAWYTDRRFTIVLTSVLIILPLSIPKEIGFQKYASALSVLGTWYVTIVVIIKYIWPDKEVTPGFIPTSPSSWTAVFNAMPTICFGFQCHVSSVPVFNSMRRREIRSWGGVVTVGMIICLFVYTGTGVCGFLSFGSDVSQDVLMSYPSNDIAVAVARAFIIICVVTSYPILHFCGRAVLEGLWLRFRDEPVEVDVGRERRRRVIQTVTWFFLTLILALFIPDIGRVISLIGGLAACFIFVFPGLCLIQAKLSEIQEVRPGSWWGLVSYGVFMVTVGAFIFGQTTTSAIYRDVIHHNSQ